The Cellulomonas oligotrophica sequence GTCACCAGCTGGATCTGCCACACGCCGTTCGCCTGCATGAACGTGCCTGCGAGGGGCGCCCCGAAGATCGTCGCCTGCTCGGCCTGCGCCGCCAGCTCCTGCGTCATCGGGCCGATCGCGTCGGCACGCGGGTAGGTGCCCTCGGCCAGCCGCGGGAGCTCGTACAGCACGCGGAACAGCGCGAAGAAGATCGGCGACTGCAGCAGCAGCGGCAGGCAGGACGCGAACGGGTTCGTGCCGTGCTTGCGGTAGAGCTCCATCATCTCGCGGCTCTGCGCCTCGCGGGAGGCCGGGTCGGTGCGCCCCTTGTACTTCTTCTGCAGCGCCTGCATCTCGGGCTGGATGAGCTGCATCCCCCGCGAGGCCTTGATCTGCTTGAAGAAGAGCGGGATCAGCAGGATCCGGATCACGATGACGAGCCCGACGATGGACAGCGCCCAGGCGGCACCGCCCGCGGGGTCGAGGCCGGCGGCGCTGAGCAGGTCGTGGAACTGCACCATGATCCAGGCGACCACCGCCATGATCGGGAACAGCAGGCCGTCCATCCAGTCCATGAAGAAGGCTCCTCGGAGCTCAGTGAGCGGGCGTGGCCGCGTCGTGGTGGCGGTGCGCAGGGCGCGCCGGTGGAACGTCGTC is a genomic window containing:
- the yidC gene encoding membrane protein insertase YidC — encoded protein: MDWMDGLLFPIMAVVAWIMVQFHDLLSAAGLDPAGGAAWALSIVGLVIVIRILLIPLFFKQIKASRGMQLIQPEMQALQKKYKGRTDPASREAQSREMMELYRKHGTNPFASCLPLLLQSPIFFALFRVLYELPRLAEGTYPRADAIGPMTQELAAQAEQATIFGAPLAGTFMQANGVWQIQLVTVVLIIAMSATTFLTQRQLTMKNMPPAALEGPMAQQQKVLLYVLPLIFAFSGVNFPIGVLIYWTTTNLWSMGQQFYTIRRMPAPGSAAEAALKARKARKAASRGEVAETVEGTTAVIEERPRSGQRQQPKRKDRAKGRPQTAAGQGPGTDANGSDDAGPTAGDDGTTPTGGR